One window from the genome of Desulfovibrio intestinalis encodes:
- a CDS encoding energy transducer TonB, producing the protein MKVGARGMTLFFSLSMHFLLLGGFVFIAREAPNNAERVYRVALAEFAPVPALTPPPPAAVEPPAPPPPPEPKKPEVQPQKLEAPKPDVKKISPKKSDKPVPKEQAATPPPPPPPSAPAGPQPRTVGGLSAYESDTLDQRPSITRRVEPEYPTKARRMNVQGSVKVRLVVDSSGQPRNCEVISATPDGYFEEAALNAARNMRFAPGKLKGQPVNTLVVLPFAFKLR; encoded by the coding sequence GACCCTCTTCTTTTCCCTGAGCATGCACTTTCTGCTGCTGGGCGGCTTTGTGTTTATTGCCAGGGAAGCCCCAAACAACGCGGAAAGAGTGTACCGCGTGGCCCTTGCCGAGTTTGCCCCGGTTCCCGCTCTGACGCCTCCCCCGCCAGCGGCGGTTGAGCCGCCAGCACCGCCCCCGCCGCCGGAACCCAAAAAGCCAGAAGTGCAGCCACAAAAACTGGAAGCACCAAAGCCGGACGTAAAAAAGATCAGCCCAAAAAAAAGCGACAAGCCCGTACCCAAGGAGCAGGCAGCCACTCCGCCTCCGCCCCCGCCGCCGTCTGCTCCCGCTGGCCCCCAGCCGCGCACAGTAGGCGGCCTCAGCGCCTATGAGAGCGATACGCTGGACCAGCGGCCGAGCATTACCCGGCGTGTTGAGCCTGAATACCCCACCAAGGCCCGGCGTATGAATGTGCAGGGTTCCGTCAAGGTGCGCCTTGTGGTGGATTCATCCGGCCAGCCCCGTAACTGTGAGGTTATCAGCGCCACGCCGGACGGCTATTTTGAAGAGGCTGCCCTCAATGCCGCAAGAAATATGCGTTTTGCGCCCGGCAAGCTCAAGGGGCAACCAGTAAACACGCTGGTCGTGCTGCCCTTCGCGTTCAAGTTACGCTAA